The proteins below come from a single Streptomyces tubercidicus genomic window:
- a CDS encoding DUF1772 domain-containing protein: protein MRALQTVTLLVATLGTGLMAGLFAAFAYAVMPGLARSGDRSFVRAMQHINRAILNGWFLLPFLLPMPLLILATVLSWNGHGRVALPWILAALVLYLAGFFVTSGVNVPLNNALDKADTEDDGRVRAARAVFEGRWVTWNIVRAALHTAAFGVLAWALFLHGTAGQA, encoded by the coding sequence ATGAGAGCCCTGCAGACCGTCACGCTCCTGGTCGCGACGCTTGGCACGGGCCTGATGGCCGGCCTCTTCGCCGCCTTCGCCTACGCGGTGATGCCCGGTCTGGCCCGTTCCGGCGACCGCTCCTTCGTACGGGCTATGCAGCACATCAACCGGGCCATCCTCAACGGCTGGTTCCTGCTCCCCTTCCTGCTGCCGATGCCGTTGCTCATCCTTGCCACCGTCCTTTCCTGGAACGGCCACGGGCGGGTGGCCCTGCCCTGGATTCTTGCCGCGCTGGTGCTCTACCTGGCGGGGTTCTTCGTCACCAGCGGCGTCAATGTCCCGCTCAACAACGCCCTCGACAAGGCCGATACGGAAGACGACGGCCGGGTCAGGGCCGCCAGGGCCGTCTTCGAGGGCCGCTGGGTGACCTGGAACATCGTCCGCGCCGCCCTCCACACCGCAGCGTTCGGCGTCCTCGCCTGGGCCCTCTTTCTGCATGGCACGGCAGGCCAGGCGTAG
- a CDS encoding DUF6232 family protein, with product MTSTDPVEPSWNTSAQAQDTAGGPPPTAPPPPPAAPPQAPAGPPTAADPHPDVAPPTVAQPVIGVDLRVSKRLLWIGDAYYPLQNVARVYTLTIHPRRKDAVVLFVKRLLLLGLATVFLFLLSAMGGGFGSSDSDSGGLTALVVIAAGAALVYSLVEMLKVLSAAPHFVLAVETTGSSTAVVTSPDPDQLRRLAHQIAHAIENPEAEFVVRVNTVSVSPKHYYFGDNVNMYGGTGNVGMAS from the coding sequence GTGACATCAACCGACCCGGTGGAGCCGTCGTGGAACACGTCGGCACAGGCTCAGGACACCGCCGGGGGCCCGCCGCCCACGGCCCCACCGCCGCCGCCCGCCGCTCCGCCGCAAGCTCCGGCCGGTCCGCCAACTGCCGCCGATCCCCACCCCGATGTGGCACCGCCGACAGTGGCCCAGCCGGTCATCGGGGTCGATCTGCGGGTCAGCAAGCGGCTGCTCTGGATCGGTGATGCCTACTACCCGCTCCAGAACGTCGCGCGGGTGTATACGCTCACCATCCACCCCCGGCGCAAGGACGCCGTGGTGCTCTTCGTGAAACGCCTGCTGCTCCTCGGGCTGGCCACCGTTTTCCTCTTCCTGCTGTCGGCCATGGGCGGCGGCTTCGGGAGCAGCGACAGCGACTCCGGCGGGCTCACCGCCCTCGTGGTGATCGCCGCGGGCGCCGCGCTGGTCTACTCCCTTGTGGAGATGCTGAAGGTGCTCAGCGCGGCCCCGCACTTCGTCCTGGCCGTGGAGACGACGGGCTCCTCCACCGCAGTGGTGACCAGCCCCGACCCGGACCAACTACGGCGGCTCGCCCACCAGATCGCGCACGCGATCGAGAACCCGGAGGCGGAGTTCGTGGTGCGGGTGAACACCGTCTCGGTCAGCCCCAAGCACTACTACTTCGGGGACAACGTCAACATGTACGGCGGTACCGGCAACGTGGGGATGGCGAGCTGA
- a CDS encoding aldo/keto reductase, producing the protein MQTRTLGTTGPQTSALGLGCMGMSALYGDSDRSESLATLHAALDAGITLLDTGDFYGMGHNELLINEALRSAPAAAREKAQISVKFGALRTVEGGFTGYDGRPNAVKNFAAYSLQRLGTDHIDIYRIARVDPDVPIEETVGAIAELVEAGHVRHIGLSEVGAQTLRRAAAVAPISDLQIEYSLLSRGIEEAILPTARELGIGVTAYGVLSRGLISGHFTRDRKLAANDFRGRSPRFQGENLDRNLDLVDALRKTAEQKGVSVAQTAIAWVLSRGADIVPLVGARRRDRLAEALGALDITLDADDLAAIEHAVPAGAAAGDRYPSDQMAHLDSEH; encoded by the coding sequence GTGCAGACCCGCACCCTGGGCACCACCGGCCCGCAGACCTCCGCCCTCGGCCTCGGCTGCATGGGCATGTCGGCCCTCTACGGCGACAGCGACCGCAGCGAATCCCTCGCCACCCTTCACGCCGCCCTCGACGCGGGCATCACCCTGCTCGACACCGGCGACTTCTACGGCATGGGACACAACGAACTGCTGATCAACGAAGCCCTGCGCAGCGCCCCCGCGGCGGCTCGCGAAAAGGCGCAGATCAGCGTGAAGTTCGGCGCCCTGCGCACGGTCGAGGGCGGCTTCACCGGCTACGACGGCCGGCCGAACGCGGTCAAGAACTTCGCCGCGTACTCCCTCCAGCGCCTGGGCACCGACCACATCGACATCTACCGGATCGCCCGGGTCGATCCCGATGTCCCAATCGAAGAGACCGTCGGCGCGATCGCCGAGCTGGTCGAGGCCGGCCACGTCCGCCATATCGGCCTGTCCGAGGTGGGCGCCCAGACCCTGCGCCGGGCCGCCGCCGTGGCCCCGATCTCCGACCTCCAGATCGAGTACTCCCTCCTCTCCCGCGGCATCGAGGAGGCGATCCTGCCGACCGCCCGCGAACTGGGCATCGGCGTCACCGCCTACGGGGTCCTGTCCCGCGGCCTGATCAGCGGCCACTTCACCCGCGACCGCAAGCTCGCCGCGAACGACTTCCGAGGCAGGAGCCCGCGCTTTCAGGGTGAGAACCTCGACCGCAATCTCGATCTGGTGGACGCGCTGCGCAAGACCGCCGAGCAGAAGGGCGTCTCGGTCGCGCAGACCGCCATCGCCTGGGTGCTCTCCCGCGGCGCGGACATCGTCCCGCTGGTCGGCGCCCGCCGCCGCGACCGGCTTGCCGAGGCCCTCGGCGCCCTGGACATCACCCTGGACGCCGACGATCTGGCCGCGATCGAGCACGCCGTCCCGGCCGGCGCCGCCGCCGGCGACCGCTACCCCAGCGACCAGATGGCCCACCTGGACAGCGAGCACTGA
- a CDS encoding SCO3870 family protein — MKQPPFAALSTGLAMFGTALGFLALQLRANGYEPYVESVATTSVLMWTTACLTVVTWVRYRQQNSD, encoded by the coding sequence ATGAAACAGCCTCCCTTTGCCGCCCTGTCCACCGGGCTGGCGATGTTCGGTACGGCCCTGGGCTTCCTCGCGCTCCAGTTGCGCGCGAACGGTTACGAGCCGTACGTCGAGTCCGTGGCCACCACCAGTGTCCTGATGTGGACCACGGCATGCCTGACGGTCGTGACGTGGGTCCGCTACCGGCAGCAGAACTCGGACTGA
- a CDS encoding TetR family transcriptional regulator, with the protein MPPETLTPERILEATEEVLRRYGPAKATVVDVARALGVSHGSVYRHFRTKAALREAVTERWLDRTSQELSVIVAAEGPAPERLDRWLTALFEAKRHKAGDDPELFATYMTLIGESGGVVDRHITDLEAQLTSIIEAGVSEGDFHTPSPATTARAVFDATGRFHDPCYAPEWSRPEITADFEAVRGLVLRGLRIDT; encoded by the coding sequence ATGCCCCCCGAGACGTTGACCCCAGAGCGCATCCTCGAAGCCACCGAGGAGGTGCTGCGCCGCTACGGCCCGGCCAAGGCCACGGTCGTGGATGTGGCGCGGGCCCTGGGCGTCAGCCATGGCAGCGTCTACCGCCACTTCCGTACCAAGGCGGCGCTGCGGGAAGCGGTCACGGAACGCTGGCTGGACCGTACGAGCCAGGAGCTGTCGGTCATCGTCGCGGCGGAAGGACCGGCCCCGGAGCGGCTGGACCGCTGGCTGACCGCCCTGTTCGAGGCCAAGCGGCACAAGGCCGGAGACGATCCCGAACTCTTCGCCACCTATATGACATTGATCGGAGAGAGCGGCGGTGTGGTCGACCGCCATATCACCGACCTCGAAGCCCAGCTCACCTCCATCATCGAAGCCGGCGTCAGCGAGGGCGACTTCCACACCCCCTCCCCCGCCACCACCGCCCGCGCGGTCTTCGACGCCACCGGCCGCTTCCACGACCCGTGTTACGCCCCCGAGTGGTCCCGCCCCGAGATCACCGCCGACTTCGAAGCCGTCCGCGGCCTGGTCCTGCGCGGCCTGCGCATAGATACCTGA
- a CDS encoding helix-turn-helix transcriptional regulator has translation MTVHSPLSQTATGPGGPAAPPYGTAPRDDAARRAELAAFLRSRRERITPEQVGLPRGSRRRTPGLRREEVAHLGAVGVTWYTWLEQARDIHVSPQVLDAVARALLLDRAERSHLFALAGAVDPKRGTECTGVTRELRQLLHQLAPFPAVVQNSRFDILAYNGTYGRLMCDLDALPEEDRNCMWLAFTHAEWRASVGDLEGTMRLMAAKFRASMAEHVAEPAWKALLARLMDASPEFREIWAQHEVIRPVSSVKLFRHPRVGTLQLTATSLWTGPNPGPKLLSYTPVDEMSRERLEQLAAEVAAEPAALAAV, from the coding sequence ATGACCGTGCATTCGCCCCTGTCGCAGACTGCCACAGGCCCCGGTGGCCCCGCCGCCCCGCCGTACGGCACCGCACCGCGCGATGACGCCGCCCGCCGGGCCGAGCTGGCCGCCTTTCTGCGCAGCCGACGGGAGCGGATCACGCCGGAGCAGGTCGGACTCCCGCGCGGCAGCCGCCGGCGCACGCCCGGTTTGCGCCGCGAGGAGGTCGCGCACCTGGGCGCGGTGGGGGTCACTTGGTACACGTGGCTTGAGCAGGCCCGTGACATCCATGTGTCGCCGCAGGTCCTGGACGCGGTGGCCCGTGCGCTGCTGCTCGACCGGGCCGAGCGCAGTCATCTGTTCGCGCTGGCGGGGGCGGTCGATCCGAAGCGCGGCACGGAGTGCACGGGTGTCACGCGTGAACTGCGGCAGCTTCTGCACCAGCTCGCGCCGTTCCCCGCGGTCGTCCAGAACAGCCGGTTCGACATCCTCGCCTACAACGGCACGTACGGCCGTCTGATGTGCGACCTGGATGCGCTGCCCGAGGAGGACCGCAACTGCATGTGGCTGGCGTTCACCCATGCCGAGTGGCGGGCGAGCGTGGGCGATCTGGAGGGCACGATGCGGCTGATGGCCGCCAAGTTCCGGGCGTCGATGGCCGAGCATGTCGCCGAGCCGGCCTGGAAGGCGCTGCTCGCGCGGCTGATGGACGCCTCGCCGGAGTTCCGGGAGATCTGGGCGCAGCATGAGGTCATCCGCCCGGTCAGCTCCGTCAAACTCTTCCGGCATCCACGGGTGGGCACGCTGCAGCTGACCGCCACCAGCCTGTGGACGGGGCCCAACCCCGGCCCCAAGCTGCTGTCCTACACGCCCGTGGACGAGATGTCCCGGGAGCGGCTGGAGCAGCTGGCCGCGGAAGTGGCGGCGGAACCGGCGGCGCTCGCCGCGGTGTGA
- a CDS encoding MFS transporter, with protein MTTTEAPATPLGAPTTTPDAAFPQTPATPEAPAAPTPAPQQHQRTTTVLTPLGLLTVLLGAALPLIDFFIVNVALPTIDHDLHAGPAMLEMVVAGYGVAYAMLLVIGGRLGDMVGRRRLFLWGLAAFGLTSLACGVAPDAWTLVAARVAQGAAAALLLPQVLATIQATTTGKRRAKALSLYGGTAGVSSAVGQVLGGLLVSVDLAGTGWRAVFLVNVPIAAAAWLLAARTVPETRSPHPARVDGPGTALLAASLITLLLPLTEGRAAGWPLWSWVLLAVFPFAATAFVLVERRAERLGRTPLVPPSLLRIPSMNSGLIMLVPFTLGFGGFMFAVAVALQNGLHFGPFAAGVSLAPLCAAFFLASLAGPRLVLRFGRRVVIAGSLIQGTGLALLALTVHAGWPGISVAGLAPGMAVLGVGQGLVMPVLMRIVLSELPVTQAGVGGGVMVTTQQSGLALGVATLGTLFLSLLPSIGIRDALLATLLTQLAIVAVTTLLALRLPRTVR; from the coding sequence ATGACCACCACGGAAGCCCCCGCCACACCCCTTGGCGCCCCGACCACCACCCCGGATGCCGCGTTTCCGCAGACCCCGGCAACCCCGGAGGCACCGGCCGCCCCCACCCCCGCCCCACAGCAGCACCAGCGGACCACGACCGTACTGACCCCGCTCGGCCTGCTGACCGTGCTGCTGGGCGCGGCGCTTCCCCTGATCGACTTCTTCATCGTCAACGTCGCCCTGCCGACCATCGACCACGATCTGCACGCGGGCCCGGCGATGCTGGAGATGGTGGTGGCCGGTTACGGCGTCGCCTACGCGATGCTGCTGGTCATCGGCGGGCGGCTCGGCGACATGGTCGGCCGCCGCCGGCTGTTCCTGTGGGGCCTGGCCGCCTTCGGTCTGACCTCCCTGGCCTGCGGTGTGGCGCCGGACGCCTGGACGCTGGTGGCCGCCCGGGTCGCCCAGGGCGCCGCGGCCGCACTGCTGCTGCCGCAGGTACTGGCCACCATCCAGGCCACGACCACGGGCAAGCGGCGCGCCAAGGCCCTCAGCCTGTACGGCGGCACGGCCGGGGTGTCCAGCGCCGTCGGCCAGGTGCTCGGCGGGCTGCTGGTCTCCGTCGACCTGGCGGGCACCGGCTGGCGCGCGGTCTTCCTGGTGAACGTCCCGATAGCCGCCGCGGCCTGGCTGCTGGCCGCCCGTACGGTCCCCGAGACCCGCTCCCCGCACCCGGCACGGGTGGACGGCCCCGGTACGGCCCTGCTCGCCGCCAGCCTGATCACCCTGCTGCTGCCGCTGACCGAGGGCCGGGCGGCTGGCTGGCCGCTGTGGTCCTGGGTCCTGCTGGCCGTCTTCCCCTTTGCCGCCACCGCGTTCGTACTGGTCGAGCGCCGGGCCGAGCGCCTCGGCCGTACGCCGCTGGTCCCGCCCTCGCTGCTGCGCATCCCCTCCATGAACAGCGGACTCATCATGCTCGTTCCGTTCACGCTGGGCTTCGGCGGCTTCATGTTCGCGGTGGCGGTCGCCCTCCAAAACGGCCTGCACTTCGGCCCGTTCGCGGCCGGGGTGTCCCTGGCGCCGCTGTGCGCCGCCTTCTTCCTCGCCTCGCTCGCCGGTCCGCGGCTGGTGCTGCGGTTCGGGCGGCGGGTGGTGATCGCCGGTTCGCTGATCCAGGGCACCGGACTGGCCCTGCTGGCGCTGACCGTGCACGCGGGCTGGCCCGGGATCTCGGTGGCCGGCCTCGCGCCGGGCATGGCCGTCCTGGGCGTCGGGCAGGGCTTGGTGATGCCGGTGCTGATGCGCATCGTGCTGAGCGAACTGCCGGTCACGCAGGCGGGCGTGGGCGGCGGTGTCATGGTCACCACGCAGCAGTCCGGCCTCGCCCTGGGCGTGGCCACGCTCGGCACGCTCTTCCTCTCGCTGCTGCCGTCCATCGGCATCCGCGACGCCCTGCTCGCCACGCTGCTGACGCAACTGGCGATCGTCGCGGTCACCACCCTGCTCGCGCTGCGCCTGCCGCGAACTGTGCGCTGA